One genomic window of Coffea eugenioides isolate CCC68of chromosome 1, Ceug_1.0, whole genome shotgun sequence includes the following:
- the LOC113775583 gene encoding E3 ubiquitin-protein ligase SP1 has protein sequence MVVPWGGVSCCLSAAALYLLGRSSGRDADILKSVTRVNQLKDLAQLLDSAYKVLPVVVAISGRVGSDTPINCEYSGLRGVIVEETAEQHFLKHNDAGSWIQDSALMLSMCKEVPWYLDDGTSRVNVIGARGATGLVLTVGSEVFEESGRSLVRGTLDYLQGLKMLGVKRIERVLPTGTPLTVVGEAVKDDIGTIRMQKPHKGPFYVSHKTIDQLIANLGRWARWYRYASMGFTVFGVYLIAKHAFQYITERKRHWELRRRVLAAAAKRSSKEEEGSNGVSENGSDNSKKDRTMPDLCVICLEQEYNSVFVPCGHMCCCMACSSHLTNCPLCRRRIEQVVKTFRH, from the exons ATGGTAGTACCATGGGGCGGAGTAAGCTGCTGTTTGAGTGCAGCAGCTCTCTATCTTCTTGGGAGGAGCAGTGGAAG GGATGCGGACATCCTCAAATCTGTGACTCGAGTCAATCAGCTGAAGGATTTAG CTCAACTATTGGATAGTGCGTACAAAGTTTTGCCAGTGGTTGTTGCGATATCTGGAAGAGTTGGTTCAGATACGCCGATCAACTGTGAGTACAGTGGTTTGCGAGGTGTAATTGTGGAAGAGACG GCAGAGCAGCACTTTTTGAAACACAATGATGCTGGCTCATGGATACAGGATTCTGCTTTGATGCTTTCTATGTGTAAAGAAGTCCCATGGTACCTG GATGATGGGACTAGTCGTGTAAATGTCATTGGAGCCCGTGGTGCTACAGGTTTGGTATTGACAGTAGGAAGTGAAGTCTTTGAGGAGTCCGGACGGTCGCTTGTACGTGGAACATTGGACTATCTTCAGGGTCTTAAG ATGCTAGGAGTGAAGAGGATTGAGCGGGTTCTTCCAACTGGGACACCTTTGACTGTTGTTGGTGAG GCTGTTAAAGATGATATTGGGACGATCCGGATGCAGAAACCACACAAAGGGCCATTTTATGTGTCGCACAAAACTATTGACCAGCTTATTGCAAATCTAGGGAGATGGGCCAG GTGGTATAGATATGCCTCTATGGGATTCACTGTGTTTGGTGTTTATCTAATTGCAAAGCATGCTTTCCAATATATCACGGAGAGAAAGCGTCATTGGGAACTGAGGAGGAG GGTTCTTGCTGCTGCAGCTAAAAGATCAAGCAAAGAGGAGGAAG GTTCAAATGGTGTATCTGAGAATGGATCAGATAATAGTAAAAAGGATCGAACAATGCCGGATCTATGTGTCATATGCTTGGAGCAGGAATACAATTCAGTTTTTGTCCC GTGTGGCCATATGTGCTGTTGCATGGCGTGTTCTTCACACTTGACAAACTGTCCACTTTGTAGGAGACGAATTGAGCAGGTGGTAAAGACTTTTCGTCATTGA
- the LOC113764279 gene encoding elongation factor Tu, mitochondrial, which produces MATVAFRKPNSRRLLTLSSQIYSCCRASLVPPRFSVSESLSANEASTASNPWWRSMATFTRTKTHVNVGTIGHVDHGKTTLTAAITKVLAEEGKAKAVAFDEIDKAPEEKKRGITIATAHVEYETAERHYAHVDCPGHADYVKNMITGAAQMDGGILVVSAPDGPMPQTKEHILLARQVGVPYIVCFLNKVDAVDDPELLELVEMELRELLSFYKFPGEEIPIIRGSALSALQGTNDEIGKKAILKLMDEVDRYIPNPVRQLDKPFLMPIEDVFSIQGRGTVATGRIEQGTIKVGDEVEILGLMQGNLKSTVTGVEMFKKILDHGQAGDNVGLLLRGLKREDIQRGQVIAKPGTVKTYKKFEAEIYVLTKDEGGRHTAFFSNYRPQFYLRTADVTGKVELPENVKMVMPGDNVTAVFELISPVPLEAGQRFALREGGRTVGAGVVSKVLT; this is translated from the exons ATGGCCACTGTCGCATTTAGAAAGCCTAATTCCAGGCGACTGTTAACTCTCTCTTCTCAAATCTACTCTTGTTGTAGAGCATCTTTAGTTCCTCCTCGCTTCTCTGTCTCCGAATCCCTATCTGCAAATGAAGCGTCCACCGCCTCCAACCCATGGTGGAGATCCATGGCCACCTTTACTCGAAC CAAGACTCATGTTAATGTTGGAACAATTGGACATGTTGATCACGGAAAAACTACTCTAACTGCTGCAATCACAAAG GTACTGGCGGAAGAAGGAAAGGCGAAGGCTGTTGCCTTTGATGAAATTGACAAAGCCCctgaagagaaaaagagagggatTACAATTGCAACG GCACACGTGGAATATGAGACAGCGGAAAGACATTATGCACATGTAGATTGTCCTGGACATGCAGATTATGTTAAA aaCATGATTACTGGAGCTGCGCAAATGGATGGAGGAATCCTAGTTGTATCTGCTCCTGACGGGCCAATGCCCCAGACAAAGGAACATATTCTGCTTGCACGGCAG GTAGGTGTACCGTATATTGTATGCTTCTTGAATAAGGTCGATGCAGTTGATGATCCTGAATTGCTGGAACTTGTGGAAATGGAACTCCGTG AACTACTTAGCTTCTACAAGTTTCCTGGGGAGGAAATTCCGATCATTAGAGGTTCAGCATTATCTGCTTTACAGGGTACAAATGATGAAATTGGTAAGAAGGCTATACTAAAGTTGATGGATGAAGTGGATCGATACATCCCTAATCCTGTACGTCAACTTGATAAGCCTTTCCTAATGCCAATAGAAGATGTTTTCTCCATCCAG GGACGAGGTACTGTTGCGACTGGCCGTATTGAACAAGGTACAATCAAAGTTGGGGATGAAGTGgagattttggggctgatgcAG GGAAATCTGAAATCCACTGTGACTGGTGTTGAGATGTTCAAAAAGATCTTGGATCATGGACAA GCTGGTGACAATGTTGGACTCCTTTTACGTGGTTTGAAACGAGAAGATATTCAGCGAGGGCAG GTTATTGCAAAGCCTGGGACAGTTAAAACATATAAGAAATTTGAGGCAGAAATATACGTTCTCACAAAGGATGAGGGTGGTCGCCACACTGCCTTTTTCTCAAATTATAGGCCTCAGTTCTACCTGAGGACTGCTGATGTCACTGGTAAGGTGGAGTTGCCTGAAAATGTGAAGATGGTTATGCCGGGGGACAATGTAACTGCTGTTTTTGAGCTAATTTCTCCTGTCCCCCTGGAAGCAG GTCAAAGATTTGCTTTGAGGGAAGGAGGGAGAACAGTTGGTGCTGGTGTTGTTTCAAAAGTACTGACCTGA
- the LOC113772921 gene encoding uncharacterized protein LOC113772921: protein MAELCLVASHGSHPGLFVHPTEQGGLGRVFKGYQPFLTNTGSYQGSLQPWYYKPRLHWTEDQSKPSTGMLDSNEFFRADSTPRRPLLIDVQDLPANSLFFSSGIVNQCIIRERVLRYLMSGLNEEERGGVDLALFYDLVGPQAPTLHMPQEPVLPFYGRTFLDSEAQPSLVSLSSETLSEKPLFAGDVGHVSEITYDPYHPDDRLSIASSGTEMEDILTALSKLYLSKNSIKLKKQQMVVPYFDRRTRKAPGNDITGSPPKFGTVKSSEKVKYKATSNKKSNMKAVKERELYRKNLFHACESLLSLTVDKKLHGRTAILSLKKSGPELPKALTQFSASIAGTGLAVLFSVVCKVACARVPFCASKLLNTGLGIGLVWLSWAVNRLGDTVISIKNSNKLDVREEEIMNKLDKSLKDIYFRAAAIMTVAVLRLV from the exons ATGGCAGAGCTTTGCTTGGTGGCTTCACATGGCTCCCATCCCGGGCTATTTGTCCATCCAACTGAACAAGGAGGCTTAGGCAGGGTCTTTAAG GGTTATCAACCTTTCCTGACAAACACTGGATCCTATCAGGGTTCTTTGCAGCCATGGTATTACAAACCAAGGCTGCATTGGACAGAGGATCAATCAAAACCATCGACTGGCATGTTGGACAGTAATGAATTCTTCAGGGCTGACTCAACTCCTCGAAGACCtctactcattgatgttcaaG ACCTTCCTGCCAACTCTCTATTCTTCAGCTCGGGGATTGTCAATCAATGCATCATACGTGAGAGGGTCCTGAGATACCTCATGTCTGGActaaatgaagaagaaagaggtGGTGTAGATTTAGCTTTATTCTATGATTTGGTGGGACCTCAAGCACCAACCCTGCATATGCCTCAAGAACCCGTCTTACCTTTTTATGGGCGGACCTTTCTTGATTCCGAGGCTCAGCCTTCTCTAGTCTCACTAAGTAGTGAAACTTTGTCTGAGAAACCTCTCTTTGCGGGGGATGTGGGCCATGTTTCAGAAATTACTTATGACCCGTATCATCCTGATGACCGACTTTCAATTGCCAGCTCTGGGACTGAGATGGAGGATATACTTACTGCTCTTTCTAAGTTGTACTTGTCAAAGAACTCGATTAAGTTGAAGAAGCAACAAATGGTGGTCCCTTACTTTGATAG GCGGACCAGAAAAGCACCAGGGAATGATATTACTGGATCACCTCCAAAGTTTGGAACTGTGAAGAG TTCTGAGAAAGTTAAGTATAAGGCGACTTCGAATAAAAAGAGCAATATGAAAGCTGTAAAAGAGCGGGAACTTTACAGAAAGAACTTGTTCCATGCATGCGAAAGCCTTCTCTCGTTGACCGTTGACAAGAAGCTACATGGGAGAACTGCAATCCTTTCACTTAAAAAATCAGGTCCCGAACTGCCAAAGGCTCTCACACAGTTTTCTGCTAGCATTGCTGGAACTGGTCTTGCTGTTCTCTTTTCAGTTGTCTGCAAAGTAGCCTGTGCTAGGGTACCCTTCTGTGCATCCAAACTCCTGAACACCGGGTTGGGTATTGGACTTGTTTGGCTTTCTTGGGCGGTAAATAGATTGGGAGAcactgttatttcgatcaagaattcaaacaaGTTGGATGTGAGAGAGGAGGAGATTATGAATAAGTTGGACAAAAGCTTAAAAGACATATACTTCCGAGCTGCTGCTATAATGACCGTGGCTGTTCTTAGGCTCGTATGA